A DNA window from Oligoflexia bacterium contains the following coding sequences:
- a CDS encoding peroxiredoxin: protein MEGIGTVIGKKAPDFTLKDHHGGTVTLSQVSAVAPTILAFYPGDFTPVCTKQMCNYRDNFENFIKFGVQVFGISHNDTEKHVEFAEKYDFPFLLLSDPDHLVAKSYGCTSLLMFGQVSRAVFIINTKGYILYRYVEPTILTHRNAGELVKILEDLKKNNLL, encoded by the coding sequence ATGGAAGGCATCGGCACAGTAATTGGCAAAAAAGCACCTGATTTTACATTAAAAGACCACCATGGTGGTACTGTCACTTTGAGTCAAGTTTCCGCAGTGGCTCCAACAATACTAGCTTTTTATCCTGGTGATTTCACACCTGTTTGCACAAAACAGATGTGTAATTATCGTGATAATTTTGAGAATTTTATCAAGTTTGGAGTTCAAGTTTTTGGCATCAGTCACAATGATACCGAGAAGCATGTTGAATTTGCTGAAAAGTATGATTTTCCATTTCTGCTTTTGTCAGATCCAGATCACCTTGTCGCAAAATCCTATGGATGTACTTCGCTTTTGATGTTTGGGCAAGTGAGTCGAGCAGTTTTTATTATTAATACAAAAGGTTATATTCTCTATCGTTACGTTGAGCCAACAATACTCACTCACCGGAATGCAGGTGAGCTCGTTAAAATTTTAGAAGACCTTAAGAAAAATAATCTGCTCTAA